The Salinibaculum sp. SYNS191 genome has a window encoding:
- a CDS encoding DUF357 domain-containing protein has protein sequence MADIEEKTDRYEDLLAEALSAATVAPPAGTPMADAAAECEEMARSYLDDGRHFRSEGDLVNALASFSYGHAWLDAGARIGLFDVPTDGHLFTV, from the coding sequence ATGGCAGACATCGAGGAGAAGACCGACAGATACGAGGACTTGCTCGCGGAGGCGCTCTCGGCCGCGACGGTCGCACCGCCGGCGGGGACGCCGATGGCAGACGCGGCGGCCGAGTGCGAGGAGATGGCGCGGTCGTATCTCGACGACGGGCGACACTTCCGGTCGGAGGGCGACCTGGTGAACGCGCTCGCGTCGTTCTCCTACGGCCACGCGTGGCTGGACGCGGGCGCACGCATCGGCCTGTTCGACGTTCCAACCGACGGACACCTGTTCACAGTGTGA
- the purD gene encoding phosphoribosylamine--glycine ligase, whose product MTETVVLVGGGGREHAIARALAESDCDLYACAGNRNPGIARIAEGFETLDTTNPSAVTGFATDVDATLAVVGPEAPLEAGVADALDDAGVYAFGPQEAEARIETDKAFQRRFMAENDIPGCPDFETFDDMEAACQYVDDYDGDLVVKPAGLTGGKGVRVMGDQVTAEEAKEYIRESDYDRIVLEERLVGEEFTVQGFVANGDLRVTPAVQDHKRAYEGDEGPNTGGMGSYSDASLELPFMTEEEFVDAVDVMQATVDALDGYKGVLYGQFMLTADGIKVVEFNARFGDPEAMNTLPVLTTDFLDVLTAARDGESLPKLTFQRQATVCKYAVPEGYPTDPKSGALVKIDEDSAGDAILYYASVDEREDGIYTTTSRSFAVVGVADSITEAEEIAEDALAAAGEEGLRMRHDIGKPDLVQRRIDHMSELRSD is encoded by the coding sequence ATGACAGAGACAGTGGTGCTCGTCGGCGGCGGGGGCCGCGAGCACGCCATCGCCCGCGCGCTCGCCGAGTCGGACTGTGACCTCTACGCCTGTGCCGGCAACCGCAACCCCGGCATCGCCCGCATCGCCGAGGGGTTCGAGACGCTCGATACCACCAACCCCTCCGCCGTGACCGGCTTCGCCACCGACGTCGACGCCACGCTCGCCGTCGTCGGTCCCGAGGCACCCCTGGAGGCCGGCGTCGCCGACGCGCTGGACGACGCCGGCGTCTACGCCTTCGGGCCGCAGGAGGCCGAGGCCCGCATCGAGACGGACAAGGCCTTCCAGCGGCGGTTCATGGCCGAGAACGACATCCCCGGCTGTCCGGACTTCGAGACGTTCGACGACATGGAGGCCGCCTGCCAGTACGTCGACGACTACGACGGCGACCTCGTCGTCAAACCCGCCGGCCTCACCGGCGGCAAGGGCGTCCGCGTCATGGGCGACCAGGTGACCGCGGAGGAGGCAAAGGAGTACATCCGAGAGTCCGACTACGACCGCATCGTCCTGGAGGAACGCCTCGTCGGCGAGGAGTTCACCGTCCAGGGGTTCGTCGCCAACGGCGACCTCCGCGTGACGCCGGCGGTCCAGGACCACAAGCGCGCCTACGAGGGCGACGAGGGGCCGAACACCGGCGGCATGGGCTCCTACAGCGACGCCTCGCTGGAACTGCCCTTCATGACCGAGGAGGAGTTCGTCGACGCGGTGGACGTGATGCAGGCGACCGTCGACGCCCTCGACGGGTACAAGGGCGTCCTCTACGGCCAGTTCATGCTCACCGCCGACGGCATCAAGGTCGTCGAGTTCAACGCCCGCTTTGGCGACCCCGAGGCGATGAACACCCTGCCCGTGCTGACGACGGACTTCCTCGACGTCCTGACGGCCGCCCGCGACGGCGAGAGCCTGCCGAAACTCACGTTCCAGCGCCAGGCCACCGTCTGCAAGTACGCCGTCCCCGAGGGCTACCCGACGGACCCGAAATCCGGTGCGCTGGTGAAAATCGATGAGGACAGCGCCGGCGACGCCATCCTCTACTACGCCAGCGTCGACGAGCGCGAGGACGGCATCTACACCACCACCTCCCGCTCCTTCGCCGTGGTCGGCGTGGCTGACTCGATTACGGAGGCCGAGGAGATAGCCGAGGACGCGCTGGCCGCCGCCGGCGAGGAGGGCCTGCGGATGCGCCACGACATCGGCAAGCCGGACCTCGTCCAGCGACGCATCGACCACATGAGCGAACTCCGGAGCGACTGA
- a CDS encoding 2,5-diamino-6-(ribosylamino)-4(3H)-pyrimidinone 5'-phosphate reductase, with the protein MRVVVNAAMSADGKLSTREREQIEISGPSDFERVDRLRAESDAVMVGVGTVVADDPSLTVDDPDLREARRERGDPPQPARVVADSQIRTPPNARVLDDSAASYLLVSEAATPDFVAQMEEQGATVVVAGDQRVDLAAAFEELAAAGIDQLMVEGGGELIFSLFAAGLVDRLSVFVGPMVIGGRSAPTLADGEGFVEAFPSLRLETVERLDGGVLLEYGVEESGQ; encoded by the coding sequence ATGCGCGTGGTGGTCAATGCCGCGATGAGTGCTGACGGGAAGCTCTCGACGCGGGAACGCGAGCAGATAGAGATCAGCGGTCCGAGCGACTTCGAGCGCGTGGACCGGCTCCGCGCCGAGAGCGACGCCGTGATGGTGGGCGTCGGCACCGTGGTCGCCGACGACCCGTCACTGACGGTCGACGACCCGGACCTCCGGGAGGCACGCCGCGAGCGCGGGGACCCGCCCCAGCCCGCCCGGGTGGTCGCCGACTCGCAGATTCGGACGCCGCCGAACGCTCGCGTGCTGGACGACAGCGCGGCGAGTTACCTGCTGGTCAGCGAGGCGGCCACGCCGGATTTTGTCGCACAGATGGAGGAACAGGGCGCGACGGTCGTCGTCGCCGGGGACCAGCGCGTCGACCTGGCTGCGGCCTTCGAGGAACTTGCAGCGGCGGGCATCGACCAGTTGATGGTCGAGGGCGGCGGCGAACTCATCTTCTCGCTGTTCGCGGCGGGACTGGTCGACCGACTCTCCGTCTTCGTCGGGCCGATGGTCATCGGCGGGCGGAGCGCGCCGACGCTGGCGGACGGGGAGGGGTTCGTCGAGGCGTTCCCGAGCCTCCGGCTGGAGACCGTCGAGCGGCTCGATGGGGGCGTTTTACTGGAGTACGGAGTCGAGGAGAGCGGTCAGTGA
- a CDS encoding MFS transporter: MTDEDGRWRMLALVGVAELFAMTLWFSASAVGPELADLWNLTGAETAWLTNAVQLGFVVGALLSAVLTIADTIRPRYLFAGSAFAGAGATALIAGVVDSAMPAIALRFLTGVTLAGVYPTGMKMMAGWFKQARGLAIGVLVGALTVGSAAPHLLRAVGGIGQPRLVLYGAAAIAALGGVLALGYRDGPYQPETAPFDPTAIRRILTDRGVVLANTGYFGHMWELYAVWTWIPVYLLASLEAGGVANPEPLAALLAFGTIAIGGVGAWLAGSAADRWGRSVVTSVSMTVSGAACLLAGVVFGSSLLVLVPFVLVWGFFIVADSAQFSAAVSELAEGSYVGSALTLQTAIGFLITIGSIQLIPVVQDAVGWRWAFVPLVVGPLVGTAAMLTLKRLPEAKQLAGGKG, translated from the coding sequence ATGACGGACGAGGACGGTCGATGGCGGATGCTCGCGCTCGTCGGGGTGGCAGAACTGTTCGCGATGACGCTGTGGTTCAGCGCGTCGGCGGTCGGGCCCGAACTGGCCGACCTGTGGAACCTCACCGGCGCAGAGACGGCCTGGCTGACCAACGCCGTCCAGCTCGGCTTCGTCGTCGGTGCGCTGCTGTCGGCGGTGCTCACCATCGCCGACACCATCCGCCCGCGCTATCTCTTCGCTGGCTCCGCCTTCGCCGGCGCGGGCGCGACGGCGCTCATCGCGGGCGTCGTCGACAGCGCGATGCCAGCAATCGCGCTCCGCTTCCTTACCGGCGTCACCCTGGCCGGCGTCTACCCGACGGGAATGAAGATGATGGCCGGCTGGTTCAAGCAGGCCCGCGGGCTCGCAATCGGCGTGCTCGTCGGCGCGCTCACCGTCGGTTCTGCCGCGCCCCACCTCCTGCGAGCGGTCGGCGGCATCGGCCAGCCACGACTCGTCCTCTACGGTGCCGCTGCCATCGCGGCCCTCGGTGGCGTGCTCGCGCTGGGCTACCGCGACGGCCCCTACCAGCCGGAGACCGCACCGTTCGACCCAACGGCGATACGTCGCATCCTCACGGACCGCGGCGTCGTCCTCGCGAACACCGGCTACTTCGGCCACATGTGGGAACTGTACGCCGTCTGGACGTGGATTCCGGTCTACCTGCTCGCCAGCCTGGAGGCCGGCGGCGTCGCCAATCCCGAACCCCTGGCGGCGCTGCTCGCGTTCGGTACCATCGCCATCGGCGGCGTCGGCGCGTGGCTCGCCGGGTCCGCGGCCGACCGCTGGGGTCGCTCGGTGGTCACCAGCGTCTCGATGACTGTCTCCGGCGCGGCCTGCCTGCTCGCCGGCGTCGTCTTCGGCTCCTCGCTGCTCGTGCTCGTCCCGTTCGTGCTGGTCTGGGGCTTTTTCATCGTCGCGGACTCCGCGCAGTTCTCGGCGGCCGTCTCCGAACTGGCTGAGGGGAGCTACGTCGGCTCGGCGCTGACGCTGCAGACCGCCATCGGCTTTCTCATCACCATCGGCTCCATCCAGCTGATTCCCGTCGTCCAGGACGCCGTCGGCTGGCGGTGGGCGTTCGTCCCGCTGGTCGTCGGGCCGCTCGTGGGGACGGCGGCGATGCTGACACTGAAACGGCTGCCCGAAGCGAAGCAACTCGCGGGCGGCAAGGGGTAG
- a CDS encoding translation initiation factor IF-2 subunit beta has translation MKYDEMLDRGLSETPDIQGSSERFAVPDADVRQEGNVTVFENFQQVCRDLGRDEDHLMKFLQNELGTSGHIDESGRARLTGDFNARRIDEALAAYSEEYVLCPECGLPDTVLDREQGALILRCEACGARSSTSG, from the coding sequence ATGAAGTACGACGAGATGCTCGACCGAGGACTGTCGGAGACGCCCGATATCCAGGGGAGCTCCGAGCGGTTCGCGGTGCCCGACGCCGACGTCCGACAGGAGGGCAACGTGACGGTCTTCGAGAACTTCCAGCAGGTCTGCCGGGACCTCGGCCGCGACGAGGACCACCTGATGAAGTTCCTCCAGAACGAACTCGGCACGAGCGGCCACATCGACGAGAGCGGCCGTGCGCGGCTGACTGGCGATTTCAACGCACGCCGCATCGACGAGGCGCTGGCGGCCTACTCCGAGGAGTACGTCCTCTGTCCGGAGTGTGGACTGCCGGATACGGTGCTCGACCGCGAACAGGGCGCGCTCATCCTGCGGTGCGAGGCCTGTGGCGCGCGGTCGTCGACGAGCGGGTGA
- a CDS encoding acyltransferase — MTATATPGPLNSLQYWTEARSPLRIMVNFVVVQLIKYSPILRVKTWLLRRLGADVGSGVSLALSATPDVFWPELITIEDDAIVGYDATILCHEFLRDEYRTGEVVVGEGAMIGADAVLLPGVHVGANARVAANSLVAEDVPPGATVAGVPAERVD, encoded by the coding sequence ATCACGGCGACGGCGACGCCCGGGCCGCTGAACTCGCTGCAGTACTGGACCGAGGCGCGCAGTCCCCTCCGGATTATGGTCAACTTCGTCGTCGTGCAACTCATCAAGTACTCGCCCATCCTCCGGGTGAAGACCTGGCTCCTGCGACGGCTCGGGGCCGACGTGGGCAGCGGCGTCTCGCTGGCGCTGTCGGCGACGCCGGACGTGTTCTGGCCGGAACTCATCACCATCGAGGACGACGCCATCGTCGGCTACGACGCGACCATCCTCTGTCACGAGTTCCTCCGCGACGAGTACCGGACCGGCGAGGTGGTCGTCGGCGAGGGTGCGATGATTGGCGCGGACGCGGTCCTGCTCCCTGGGGTCCACGTCGGCGCGAACGCCCGGGTGGCGGCGAACTCGCTGGTCGCCGAGGACGTCCCCCCCGGTGCGACGGTCGCGGGCGTCCCCGCGGAGCGGGTCGACTGA
- a CDS encoding NAD(P)/FAD-dependent oxidoreductase, translating into MTEQPVEHRRLIIAGTGIAGLSAAIYAGRSNNEPLVFEGDEPGGQLTLTTDVANYPGFPEGIGGPELVNNMKEQAQKFGAELDHGIVVDVRPTGEAPGDRAGPFEVELKNGDLYTCDAFIAASGASARTLGVPGEDELMGYGLSTCATCDGAFFRDEDMLVVGGGDAAMEEANFLTKFADTVYIAHRRENFRAEDYWIDRVMEKVDEGDIEIMRNTELLEIHGSPEEGVDHVTLARNEEGYPTDKLDDPDTETFDFDVGAVFYAIGHTPNTDYLEDTGVEMDESGYLKTVGGDGGGQTRTGVEGIFGAGDVVDYHYQQAITAGGMGSKAAIDADEYLEDLPAETAAGAEATAAETDD; encoded by the coding sequence ATGACAGAGCAGCCAGTCGAGCACCGGCGACTCATCATCGCCGGGACGGGTATCGCGGGCCTGTCGGCGGCCATCTACGCGGGCCGGTCGAACAACGAACCGCTCGTCTTCGAGGGCGACGAGCCCGGCGGCCAGCTCACCCTGACCACCGACGTGGCGAACTACCCGGGCTTCCCCGAGGGCATCGGCGGCCCGGAACTGGTCAACAACATGAAAGAGCAGGCCCAGAAGTTCGGGGCCGAACTCGACCACGGCATCGTGGTCGACGTCCGCCCGACGGGTGAGGCACCCGGCGACCGCGCGGGGCCGTTCGAAGTCGAACTCAAGAACGGCGACCTGTACACCTGCGACGCCTTCATCGCCGCCTCCGGAGCGAGCGCGCGCACGCTGGGCGTCCCCGGCGAGGACGAACTCATGGGCTACGGCCTCTCGACGTGTGCCACCTGCGACGGGGCCTTCTTCCGCGACGAGGACATGCTCGTCGTCGGCGGCGGTGACGCCGCCATGGAGGAGGCGAACTTCCTGACGAAGTTCGCCGACACCGTCTACATCGCCCACCGCCGCGAGAACTTCCGCGCGGAGGACTACTGGATAGACCGCGTCATGGAGAAGGTCGACGAGGGCGACATCGAGATTATGCGAAACACCGAACTCCTCGAAATCCACGGCTCCCCGGAGGAGGGCGTCGACCACGTGACGCTGGCCCGCAACGAGGAGGGCTACCCGACGGACAAACTCGACGACCCCGACACCGAGACGTTCGACTTCGACGTCGGTGCCGTCTTCTACGCCATCGGTCACACGCCGAACACGGACTACCTGGAGGACACCGGCGTCGAGATGGACGAGTCCGGCTACCTCAAGACCGTCGGCGGCGACGGCGGTGGACAGACCCGGACGGGCGTGGAAGGCATCTTCGGTGCCGGCGACGTCGTCGACTACCACTACCAGCAGGCGATAACCGCCGGTGGGATGGGGTCGAAGGCGGCCATCGACGCCGACGAGTACCTGGAGGACCTGCCGGCGGAGACGGCCGCCGGCGCAGAGGCCACGGCTGCCGAAACCGACGACTGA
- a CDS encoding transcription initiation factor IIB — MSESPSRITERVEYSETTRTRDETEAETETETESESVETCPECNGRLVSDAEHGETVCEDCGLVVEEDEIDPGPEWRAFDSSERDNKSRVGAPTTNMMHDKGLSTNIGWQNKDAYGRTLSSSQREKMQRLRTWNERFRTRNSKERNLKQALGEIDRMASALGLPENVRETASVIYRRALEEDLLPGRSIEGVATSALYAAARQAGTPRSLDEIAAVSRVDRMELTRTYRYIIRELGLEVQPADPKSYVPRFASSLDLSDEAERQARDLLDAASETGTISGKSPVGLAAAAVYAAALLTNEKVTQSQVSEVANISEVTIRNRYKELLEADQELTA; from the coding sequence ATGAGTGAATCACCATCGCGGATTACAGAACGAGTGGAGTACAGTGAAACGACCCGGACACGCGACGAGACGGAAGCGGAGACGGAGACCGAGACGGAAAGCGAGTCGGTAGAGACGTGTCCGGAGTGCAACGGCCGCCTCGTCTCGGACGCGGAGCACGGCGAGACGGTCTGTGAGGACTGTGGCCTCGTCGTCGAGGAAGACGAGATAGACCCCGGGCCGGAGTGGCGCGCCTTCGATTCCAGCGAGCGCGACAACAAGTCTCGCGTCGGCGCGCCGACGACGAACATGATGCACGACAAGGGGCTGTCGACCAACATCGGCTGGCAGAACAAGGACGCCTACGGGCGGACGCTCAGTTCCAGCCAGCGCGAGAAGATGCAGCGCCTGCGCACCTGGAACGAGCGCTTCCGCACCCGCAACTCCAAGGAGCGCAACCTGAAGCAGGCACTCGGTGAAATCGACCGCATGGCCTCCGCGCTCGGCCTCCCGGAGAACGTCCGCGAGACGGCCAGCGTCATCTACCGCCGCGCGCTGGAGGAGGACCTCCTGCCAGGCCGGTCCATCGAGGGCGTCGCCACCTCCGCTCTGTACGCCGCGGCCCGACAGGCCGGCACCCCCCGCTCGCTCGACGAGATTGCGGCAGTCTCGCGGGTCGACCGGATGGAACTAACCCGGACGTACCGGTACATCATCCGTGAACTGGGCCTGGAGGTCCAGCCCGCCGACCCCAAGAGCTACGTCCCCCGGTTTGCCTCCTCGCTCGACCTCTCCGACGAGGCCGAGCGACAGGCGCGCGACCTGCTCGACGCGGCCAGCGAGACGGGGACCATCAGCGGCAAGTCGCCGGTCGGCCTCGCCGCCGCCGCCGTCTACGCCGCCGCCCTGCTGACCAACGAGAAGGTCACCCAGAGCCAGGTCTCGGAGGTCGCCAACATCTCCGAAGTCACCATCCGCAACCGCTACAAGGAACTGCTGGAAGCGGACCAGGAACTGACGGCCTAG
- a CDS encoding YbhB/YbcL family Raf kinase inhibitor-like protein, which produces MELSSPAFDDGEPIPRTYGYTETNVNPPLQVSSVPDEAAALALVMDDPDAVEPAGKIWDHWVVWNVDPTVSEIPEDWSAVGAVEGRNDYGETDYGGPNPPDGRHTYRFRLYALDTELDLDAGATAADLETAMEGHVVAEASLDGTYAP; this is translated from the coding sequence ATGGAACTATCGAGCCCGGCTTTCGACGACGGCGAACCGATTCCGCGGACGTACGGCTACACGGAGACGAACGTCAATCCGCCGCTGCAGGTCAGCAGCGTGCCCGACGAGGCGGCGGCGCTCGCGCTGGTGATGGACGACCCCGACGCGGTCGAACCCGCGGGGAAGATATGGGACCACTGGGTGGTCTGGAACGTCGACCCGACGGTGTCCGAGATTCCCGAGGACTGGAGCGCCGTCGGGGCCGTCGAGGGGCGCAACGATTACGGCGAGACCGACTACGGCGGGCCGAACCCGCCGGACGGTCGCCACACATACCGGTTCCGGCTGTACGCACTGGACACAGAACTCGACCTCGACGCTGGAGCGACCGCGGCGGACCTCGAAACGGCGATGGAGGGCCACGTCGTGGCCGAGGCGTCGCTCGACGGGACGTACGCGCCGTAG
- a CDS encoding DUF7545 family protein produces MTDETVTVTLETDDASDEIEVPVTLVEMLGEGDESVPSVVGDLAVLGLAQQAHGVVHHGHGEVSPALEEAEELMMDLFEDRFGQTYGEVTGHGH; encoded by the coding sequence ATGACAGACGAGACAGTCACCGTCACGCTAGAGACCGACGACGCGAGCGACGAAATCGAAGTTCCGGTCACGCTGGTCGAGATGCTCGGCGAGGGCGACGAGTCCGTCCCGTCGGTCGTCGGCGACCTGGCGGTCCTGGGACTGGCCCAGCAGGCCCACGGCGTCGTCCACCACGGACACGGCGAGGTCAGCCCGGCGCTGGAAGAAGCCGAGGAACTGATGATGGACCTCTTCGAGGACCGCTTCGGACAGACCTACGGCGAGGTCACCGGCCACGGTCACTGA
- a CDS encoding NAD-dependent epimerase/dehydratase family protein translates to MDLSGQRLVVTGGAGFVGSHLAGRLVEANDVVVVDDFSNGRREWVPDGVDLVEGDLTDPDVVAETITGDVDGVFHFAAAKAVNTDRPREQFEDNLRMTHNVLERMDSVGVDHLVYTSSSTVYGEAPRPTPEDYAPLEPISEYGAGKLAEEGLISTYAHSHGLQAWVFRFANIVGPRLRGAVVPDFIEKLRDDPDELVILGDGRQQKSYMHVDECVDAMTYAVEHADDALNTYNLGTRTTTSVDRIADIVADEMGLSPEYEHTGGDRGWTGDVPRMRLSIEKLAALGWEPAQSSDDAVRQSVRDLLDEL, encoded by the coding sequence ATGGACCTGAGCGGACAGCGGCTGGTCGTCACCGGTGGGGCGGGCTTCGTCGGTTCGCACCTCGCCGGTCGTCTGGTCGAGGCCAACGACGTGGTGGTCGTCGACGACTTCTCGAACGGACGCCGGGAGTGGGTACCCGACGGGGTCGACCTCGTCGAGGGCGACCTGACCGACCCCGACGTCGTCGCGGAGACCATCACTGGTGACGTCGACGGCGTCTTCCACTTCGCGGCGGCGAAAGCCGTCAACACGGACCGCCCGCGCGAGCAGTTCGAGGACAACCTCCGGATGACCCACAACGTCCTCGAACGGATGGACAGCGTCGGCGTCGACCACCTCGTCTACACCTCCTCCTCGACGGTCTACGGCGAGGCACCGCGCCCGACGCCCGAGGATTACGCGCCGCTGGAACCCATCAGCGAGTACGGCGCGGGCAAACTCGCCGAAGAAGGACTCATCTCGACGTACGCTCACAGCCACGGCCTGCAAGCGTGGGTGTTCCGCTTCGCCAACATCGTCGGCCCGCGCCTGCGCGGTGCGGTCGTCCCGGATTTCATCGAAAAACTCCGCGACGACCCGGACGAACTGGTCATCCTCGGCGACGGCCGCCAGCAGAAGTCCTACATGCACGTCGACGAGTGCGTCGACGCCATGACCTACGCCGTCGAACACGCCGACGACGCCCTCAACACGTACAACCTCGGCACGCGGACGACCACCTCGGTCGACCGAATCGCCGACATCGTCGCCGACGAGATGGGGCTGTCTCCGGAGTACGAACACACGGGCGGCGACCGCGGCTGGACCGGCGACGTCCCGCGGATGCGCCTCTCTATCGAGAAACTCGCCGCGCTCGGCTGGGAACCCGCACAGTCCAGCGACGACGCCGTCCGCCAGTCCGTCCGCGACCTCCTCGACGAACTGTAG
- a CDS encoding TrkH family potassium uptake protein, giving the protein MALQVDWRSSCSLVGSILQYLALPLLAPLGLAVLDGTDPVPFLVTIGVTLVVGTALSRLAAEPELQAREAFLMVALTWLAVALVAAIPFVVAGSGVFESPVNALFESMSGITTTGATTLVDFSAHSRAVMLWRQLIQWLGGLGILVLATALLSELAVGGAQLMETESQLQSVTKLTPKIADTAKLLWTLYIGLTAVAIATLYALGVTGVAPEMTLFDAIAHALTSVSTSGFSPRAESIAAFSPAVQWALVPFMVLGATSFILIYAALRGNFKRVRRSEELRFYLFVLGVLSVVMFALVWVSVDSIRGLEATARHAVFQIVSIVTTTGYASADFELWSAPAKQILLVSMFLGGMAGSTTCSIKMVRWLVITKAFRRDLFVAIRPESVRLVRLSGNVVDEETVRDIYAYTLVSLIFFVLASVVIVLDSARVAHPVTELEALGASASTFFNIGPAFGQAGPFGTYETFPDTSKLFMTLLMWVGRIEIIPVLVMLRLSFWRRP; this is encoded by the coding sequence ATGGCGCTCCAGGTCGACTGGCGGTCGAGTTGTAGTCTCGTCGGGTCGATTCTCCAGTACCTGGCGCTCCCGCTTCTCGCCCCGCTCGGCCTGGCCGTCCTCGACGGTACCGACCCGGTTCCGTTCCTGGTGACCATCGGCGTGACGCTCGTCGTCGGCACCGCTCTGTCCCGGCTGGCCGCCGAGCCGGAACTGCAGGCCCGCGAGGCCTTCCTGATGGTGGCGCTGACGTGGCTCGCGGTCGCCCTGGTCGCCGCGATTCCCTTCGTCGTCGCGGGCAGCGGCGTCTTCGAAAGCCCGGTCAACGCGCTGTTCGAGAGCATGAGCGGCATCACGACGACCGGCGCGACGACGCTGGTCGACTTCTCCGCCCACTCCAGGGCCGTGATGCTGTGGCGACAGCTCATCCAGTGGCTGGGCGGGCTTGGTATCCTCGTGCTGGCGACGGCCCTGCTCTCGGAACTGGCCGTCGGCGGGGCGCAACTGATGGAGACGGAATCTCAGCTCCAGAGCGTCACCAAACTCACCCCGAAGATTGCAGACACCGCGAAACTCCTCTGGACGCTCTACATCGGCCTGACCGCCGTCGCTATCGCGACGCTGTACGCGCTCGGAGTGACCGGCGTCGCACCGGAAATGACCCTGTTCGACGCCATCGCGCACGCGCTCACCTCCGTCTCGACCAGCGGCTTCTCGCCGCGTGCGGAGTCCATCGCCGCCTTCTCCCCGGCCGTGCAGTGGGCGCTGGTTCCGTTCATGGTCCTCGGGGCGACGAGTTTCATCCTCATCTACGCCGCGCTGCGGGGGAACTTCAAGCGCGTCCGCCGGAGCGAGGAACTGCGCTTCTACCTGTTCGTCCTCGGGGTGCTGTCGGTCGTGATGTTTGCGCTGGTGTGGGTCAGCGTCGACAGCATCAGGGGACTGGAGGCGACGGCGCGCCACGCCGTCTTCCAGATTGTCTCCATCGTGACGACCACCGGCTACGCGTCGGCGGACTTCGAACTCTGGTCGGCCCCGGCCAAGCAGATTCTGCTCGTCTCCATGTTCCTCGGCGGGATGGCCGGGTCGACCACCTGCTCCATCAAGATGGTCCGCTGGCTGGTCATCACGAAGGCCTTTCGCCGGGACCTCTTTGTCGCCATCCGGCCGGAGTCGGTGCGGCTGGTCCGGCTCAGCGGCAACGTCGTCGACGAGGAGACGGTGCGGGACATCTACGCGTACACGCTGGTCAGCCTCATCTTCTTCGTGCTCGCCTCCGTCGTCATCGTGCTGGACAGCGCCCGCGTCGCCCACCCGGTGACCGAACTGGAGGCGCTGGGCGCGAGCGCGTCCACCTTCTTCAACATCGGCCCCGCGTTCGGCCAGGCCGGCCCGTTCGGCACCTACGAGACGTTCCCCGACACGTCGAAGCTGTTCATGACGCTGCTCATGTGGGTCGGTCGCATCGAGATAATCCCGGTGCTGGTGATGCTGCGACTCTCGTTCTGGCGGCGGCCGTGA